The Pyrus communis chromosome 12, drPyrComm1.1, whole genome shotgun sequence genomic sequence gaaaagttgatctttctatttttcaagacctcataaggtgatttaaaattcaacactttactaggcaatctattgatgagatatgccgCAGTAAGGACTCATTGAGACCAAAACTTCTTAGGCACATTCATGTGAAACATAAGAGCTCTAGTCTTCTCAAGTAGATCTCTATTCTTCCTCTCagccaccccattttgttgaggtgttccaACACAGCTTGTTTGGTGTAATATACCATGCGTGCTCAAGTAGTGTGATATGTTATGAGACATATATTCTGTACCGTTATCTGAtcgtaaaatatgaatttttgaagcaaattgggtggccacaagtctatgaaaatcttgaaaaacttccatcacttcacttttaaatttcaaaagatacaaccaagtaatccttgtgaaatcatccacaaaagttacaaaatatttgtatccatcaaaagactctatagttggtccccaaacatcggaatgcacaatttcaaaagggttactagccctagacaaagaggaagtaaatggtaatctagtaaacttagaaaaatgacaaacatcacaaggacttgtaactttgcacatatttgggaacaaggtggatagaactttttcagaaggatgtgctagacgttggtgccaaagttgttgttcttgagctaagcttgaagtgacttgaaaaaccttgggaacttgaatatgcttggaaagatagtagagaccatttaagaaaaatccttcaccaatcgtcttcttggtgactACATCCTGAAAGATcacatttttgggagagaaaatggcaagacaatttaatgagtttgtgatcttgctaacagataaaagttgaaaagggaatgagggaacataaagagcctcagactcgacatcacttgagatcaaatgtatttttccttttcccacaACCATAGCATTTTTTCCATTGGCAACTGACACTTGGGATGGAATagaaattttttcaaatttatgcaagtttgtagacttgttagtcatatgatcagtggctccagaatctataatccaataatcatgcacaTTACCAATGCTGAGAGCAGTTGAGAAGGAGTGTAAGATACCTGGGATGTCCCTTTGTACCACGCCTTCATTTCCAGCCAGGAAGCCAGCAAACTGTCCTAGTAGTGCAGTTTGATTGTTGTCACACTGATTTAGTGGTCCTTCACTATCTCCAAGACCTTGTTTCTTGTGAAGAAACATAGCAAACTCGTTGATCAGTGCAGCTGGATTAATGGTGAACTTCAGTGCTCCATCAGAAGAAGTTGTGGCAACATGATTTGCCTTGTAAGAAGGGTTGTACGAGCCTTTCGAGACACCTTTGTTATCCCTAGGAAACTTTGGTTTTAACTCTGGATGAAGAATCCAGCATCGGTCTCTTGAGTGCCCACCAACATCACAATGGCTACATTTTAAGccagttttctttcctttgtagcctctctcctcaccaagtttttggttagagaagtaagccctagcttctggtatatttgccttcatgtccaaggtcatgactttccttcgaacctcttctctttgaattgTGGCACACACACTTGAAAAAGAAGGCAGGTCGGGATTCATGAGGATATGGCTTCGAAGATCTTCGAATTCAGGGCTCAGGCTTGCTAGGAGTTGgaatattttgtcttcctcgGCTCTTTTAGTTAGCACAGCAGCGTCGATGGTGTGTGGTCGATACACATTCAGCTCGTTCCACATAGTGGTCAGCTTTCCAAGATGTTGCACAAATGGCTTCCCTTCCTGTTGCAAACCAGCAATGTCCTTCTTTAACTGAAACACTCTAGCCGCATTGTTCTGATTTCCATACatttccttgagatttttccaaagagtcatggaggattcagcatagctaaaaatttctgcaatcttacGATCCATGGAATTGAGTAGCCACGACATGACCAACTGGTCTTTGCATAGCCAAGCATCATACTCCGGTGAGGTAGTCTCAGGCATTGGAATAGCACCATTAACATAACCAAGCTTTGATCGTCCTCCCAGAGCAAGAGAAACTGCTCTCTCccatggaagatagttaaactcatttaGCAAGACAGAACTAAGACGTTGATTTGGGTTGATATCAATATCTGAgtgtggtgatggtggagtAACATGAAAGCTGTCTCCTTCCAAATTTACTAAGCTTTCTTCAGCCATGATTGAAGGACAAGaagctcacaaatctctcaagaGAACACCACAGAGACAGGCCGGTTAGGgtcactgctctgataccatattgaattttgaatgtctatTTTTGTATATGTGTGTAACTTACAAGGAAAGCTCATATAAATGAGCGGAAGAAAGGAaagcaaaacataaagaaagaaaaagcaaagcaTCAAACATGGaagcagaaaacatggaaggaaacatggaaaagtaaaaagcaaagcatgaaacatggaaggaaacatggaaaagtaaagttTCTTCCAATAGGATGTAATGGTCTTTACAAAACTCAGACGGCTAGTTTTGATGGTGTTATCATCTCTACAAGTCTCTTCCTTGTAGAGATGAAAGAGGACTTGGAATTTGCATTAGTTATTGCATCCATCTCTGATCTAAAGTTTTCGAATGATGGGCGGCACATCTTAAGTCTCGACTACATGAATCTAAAGGTGCTTTATTTTAGTTGCGGTTGAACTTTTAGATTTTGGATTTTCCTTATAAAAATGCGATGCTTATAAATTTATGTCATCATCAAGTTTATGATGGCATTTTCAAAATTCTTCTTCTGCTGGTCCAAATTTAATTTGATTGctgctgttgtttttgttttagctcTGGGACATGCATATGGACTCTTCACCAGTTGCAATATACAAGATCCACGAGCACCTGCGCCCTAAGGTAAGCGGAagaaaaaacaacattttgtcTCCCGTGGATAATTGGAGCAGAAACTTCCTTCATAAATTCCCCCCCTCGTTAATGTCTAAAACAACCTGTGAATTGAGTTGCAAAAGAATACAATGGGTATCATCagcttttatttttaagttcatATGTACAACCTTGTATGCCGCTTCTCCGTTATCCCTACAGCTGACAGCATCTTTACCCCCTGCAGTTATCCGAGTTGTATAACAATGATCGCATTTTTGATAAATTTGGGTGCTGTTTCAGTGGAGATGGACTTCATTATGCGACTCGGTCTTATAGTTATTGCCCTTTTAGGTCACAGTTCCTTTGTTACCAATCAAAATTGTGGAGCTTGTATTTGCTTGCTGTTGCCCAAGTGTTACAACTTTCTTTTATTGTTACTTAGCAACCTAGTGCGCATTTTTTCCCATGGAGGTGGAAGTGAAGAAGGAGCTGTTGGAGTTTGTGGCCAAGTGGACTATCCTCCAAAATACCTTTTggctaaagaaagaaagaaaacatctttccttgttttggggagaaaaaaaagggaaaagcaaggaggaaaaaagggaaaagcaaaATGTTCTCTTCAACACCCGTGGGTGTTGGttcaaaaaggaaataaaagagTGTGAGAGCTCAATTCGGTTtgtagagagaaaaaagagCTCGGtttgaagagagaaaaaaagctcttttttgcagagagcaagggcaagggtgagagaaatcaagagagctagagtgaaagatctcttgtgaaagaactcttggggtagagtgaggctcttgggaaaattctgtgagtgggtgtacaagggatatgggattgggttatgtcgatttaactcatgtgtaacttgtactgttttttctcatagtgaagagcaatatctctccgaggacgtaggcaggtttttgccgaacctcgtaaatttctcggtgtctttatttcttgtattttaaactattcaactgtgggtttgtatgttggtgaagataatcagccaaggcacaacaggAGCTACAGTAGAAGCTAGCATAAGTCCCAACAGGTCTGTTCTAATTCCCTCAAATTGTAATTGTCGAGTTGGTGTAATGGAATCTTATAGTCAAGCGGGGAGGGTTCACTTTCCATTGATAACTGTTCGTTGTTTCCATGGACTTGAGGGCGTATGCAAATTTTGCTTGTACATGGGAGTCGGAATTCTGAAACCAAGTCAATTGTCGATTTGAAATGTGCATAAATTATTTCAATTGTCAATTGTATGTAagttatgtttttttgtttcctccCTGAAACTTTTACTTCCCTTCTGAACTTGAAAGCAGGAAGCCAAGTCTCCACACGGCTCCAAGGGCTAGGAGTTCATCCTTGAGCATCCTAGCACAAGGATTTTACCGACATGGTTGGGCTTCTGAACCTCATTGTATCTATGTCCATTTATTATATAGAATGCATATCTGCAGATTGAAACACgtctttttctgatttttcagGGCATGAAAATTCAAGCTCGTGCGGTAACAACCGTAGTTATGACCTAAGCTCCAAGATTATACATCTGGCATGGCGTTCAGAAACAAACTTGATTGCTAGTGGCGTTGGGAATAGATTGTTCATGTATTATGCATGCATTTGTGTACATGACAGTAAGTGATTTTTGCACTCGCTTTTTGTCCCGTTGCACTTAGAAGGAGTGCAAATGGAAAAATAGGAATGCATAAATCATTTCGCTTTAGTCATGCTCATGTTTTCTTAGAGACATTATACTAAAATAAACATGGCTAGTCTCTCAGATATGTTTCCTCACAAGGTTCTTGAGATTATCTCAAGTGATGAGGAGAATGAAATAACGAACCACAAGAGCTCTTAGAACTAGTTCAAGCGTTGAGGAgaacaaaataatgaattatgaTTATGACAAGCTTTgagt encodes the following:
- the LOC137710178 gene encoding uncharacterized protein, with the protein product MAEESLVNLEGDSFHVTPPSPHSDIDINPNQRLSSVLLNEFNYLPWERAVSLALGGRSKLGYVNGAIPMPETTSPEYDAWLCKDQLVMSWLLNSMDRKIAEIFSYAESSMTLWKNLKEMYGNQNNAARVFQLKKDIAGLQQEGKPFVQHLGKLTTMWNELNVYRPHTIDAAVLTKRAEEDKIFQLLASLSPEFEDLRSHILMNPDLPSFSSVCATIQREEVRRKVMTLDMKANIPEARAYFSNQKLGEERGYKGKKTGLKCSHCDVGGHSRDRCWILHPELKPKFPRDNKGVSKGSYNPSYKANHVATTSSDGALKFTINPAALINEFAMFLHKKQGLGDSEGPLNQCDNNQTALLGQFAGFLAGNEGVILEPLII